The genomic region GCTGTTCCTCACCGCGGGCGGCCTGGTGATGGAGATGGGCGGGCCCAACTCGCACGGCGCGGTGGTGGCCCGCGAGTACGGCATCCCGGCCGTGGTGGGGGTGTCCGGGGCGACCGCCCGGATCAGCTCCGGCCAGCGGGTCACGGTGAACGGCTCCAGCGGCCAGGTCACCCTCGACGAGATGTGATCTGGACCTCACCGGAGAACCGGCCGGGCGCCCGGGACGAACGCCCGGTATGCCCCCAACAGCACGGGTGCGGGAGTGGCCAGTCCAGACTCCCCGCGCGCTGGTGGTCCTGTTGCACGGCGGCCGTGAGCACAGCCACGGCCGCCCGCACCGGGGCCGCCTGACCTACCTGCGGATGCTGCCCTTCGCCAAGGAGCTGCACCGCGCGGGCGGGCGGCACGGCCTGCTGGTCTGGCTGCTGCGCTACCGCTTCCGTGGCTGGAACGCCCCGGCGCTGGACGCCGTCGCGGACGCTCGCTGGGCACTCGCCCAGGCGCGGCAACGGCATCCGGGGCTGCCGGTGGTGCTCGTCGGTCACTCCATGGGCGGGCGGGCCGCGCTGCGGGTGGCCGATGATCCCGCGGTGCGCGGGGTCGCGGCGCTCGCGCCCTGGCTGCCTGCCGGTGAGCCGGTGGCCGACCTGGCAGGCACCTCGGTGCTCATCGCGCACGGGGACCGGGAGCGGTGGACCGATCCGAGGCTGTCCTTCGACTACGCGGTGCGGGCCAGGGACCGGGCGGAGCGGGTATGCCGGTTCGACGTGCACGGGGACAACCACGCCATGCTGCGCCGCGCGGCCGAGTGGACCGCACTGGTTCGCCGGTTCGTCTTCGGCGTCCTGGGGATCGGCCCCTGGGACAGCGAACTGGCCAGGGCGTTCGCCCTGCCCGCGCCGGACGGGCTGCGCGTGCCGCTGGCGGGGGTGCGGGCGTGAGCCGGGCCAGGGTCGCCGTGATCGGCGCGGGCGTGGCCGGGCTGACCGCCGCCTACCTGCTGCAACGCCGCTTCGAGGTCACCCTGTTCGAGAAGGAGGACCGGCTCGGCGGGCACGCGCACACCCACGACCTGCCCACCCCTGACGGCAGGCTGGCCGCGGTGGACAGCGGGTTCATCGTGCACAACGAGCGGACCTACCCGAACCTGCTGCGGCTGTTCCGCGAACTGGACGTGGCCACCCAGGACTCGGAGATGTCGATGAGCGTCTCCTGCGCCGGTTGCGGACTGGAGTACGCGGGCGCCCGGCGACTGCCCGGCCTGTTCGCCCAGCCCGGCAACCTGGGCAACCCGCGCTACCTGCGGATGCTGGCCGAGGTCAGGCGCTTCCACCGGCACGCCCGGCGGCTGCTGGCCGATGAGGACACCTGGGACGTCACCCTGGGCGCGTTCCTGGCCATCGGCGGCTACTCGCGCTACTTCGTCGAGCACTTCATGCTGCCGGTGGTCTCCGCGGTCTGGTCGGCCGGACCGGAGCTCAGCCGCCAGTACCCGGCCCGCTACCTGTTCGAGTTCCTGTGCAACCACGGCCTGCTCTCCGTCGGCGGCAGTCACCAGTGGCGCACCGTGACCGGCGGGTCCCGGTCCTATGTGGAGCGTGCGGCGAAGAACCTGGCCGCGGTGCGCACCAGCACCCCGGTGCGCGCGGTGCACCGAAGTCCGGACGGCGTGCTGGTCCGGGACGCCGACGACGAGCTGCACACCTTCGACCGGGTGGTGCTGGCCACCCACGCCGACCAGGCGCTGGCCCTGCTGGCCGAGCCGACCCCGGCCGAGCGGGCCGTGCTGGGCGCGTTCCGCTACTCCCGCAACGAGACCTGGCTGCACACCGACCCCGGCGTGCTGCCGCGCAGCGCCCTGGCCAGGGCGGCCTGGAACCTGCGCAAGCCCTCCTGCTCGCCCGACGGCGGCCCGGTGCTGGTCAGCTACCACATGAACCGGCTGATGCGACTGGCCGAACCGCTGGACTACCTGGTCACGCTCAACGCCACCGAGGCCGTTCCCGAGCACGCGGTACTGGCCAAGATGGTCTACGAGCACCCGGTCTACACGCCGGAGTCCGTTGCGGCGCAACAACGTCTGCCCGAGCTGAACACCGGGGCGAGCGCGTTCGCCGGGGCCTACCACGGCTGGGGCTTCCACGAGGACGGCTGCGCCGCGGGAGTTCGGGCCGCGCTGGCGCTGGGCGTGCGCTGGTGACCGCGCTCTACGACGCCGAGGTGGTGCACGTGCGGCGGGAACGGGTGCACCGGGTGTTGCGGCACAAGGTGTACCTGTGGCTGGTCGACCTGGACGAGCTGCCCCGGCTGCCGTGGTGGCTGCGCCCGTTCGCCCGGTTCGAGGCCCGCGACCACCTGGGTTCGCCCACGCGGACGATCAGGGCCAATGTGACCGATTTCCTGGCTGTGCGCGGAATAGACCTGCGCGGCGGCCGGGTTGTCATGATGGCGAACGCACGACTGCTCGGGCACGTGTTCAACCCGATCAGCGTCTTCTGGTGCCACCGCGACGACGGTGCGCTGGAGTGCGTGCTGGCCGAGGTGCACAACACCTACGGCGAACGACACTGCTACGTGCTGCACCCCGACGAGGACGGACGGGTTCAGGTGGACAAGGACTTCTACGTCTCCCCGTTCCTGGCCATGGGCGGCCGCTACCAGATGCGGATCAGCCGACCGGGGGAGCGGGTGGCGGTCACGATCACGTTGCGCCAGCAGGGGAAACCCCCGTTCGTGGCAACCTTGCGCGGCCGGCGGCGTGCGGTCACCCCCGGTGTGCTGCTCGGTCTGCTGCTGCGGCGACCACTGCTCACCCATCGAGTGAGCGCGTTGATCCGGTGGCACGGCATAGCGCTGTGGCTGCGCCGGGTACCCGTGGTCCGCCGGCCCGCGCACGTTCCTCAGGAGGGCATCCAGTGACGACACTATCCGCTGGTCCTGACGCGCGGGCCGGGCTCGGCCGCCCGGCGGCGGACCGCTGGCCCGGCTTGGCCACCGCGCCGGAGTCCCCGCTGCGCGCGTGGGTGGCCGAACGCCTGTTCCGGCACGCGGTGCGCGAGCTGCCGGTGCGGGTGCTGCTGGCCGGCGGCGAGCGCCTCGGCGCGGGCGGACCGGCCGCCCCGGTCATGCGCATCCTGCGGCCGAGGGACTTCTTCCACCGGCTCGGCGCGGACGCCAAGATCGGCTTCGGCGAGTCCTACCTGGCCGGCGACTGGACCGCCTCGGAGCTGGCCGACCTGCTCACCCCGTTCGCCGCCCGGATGTCCCGGCTGGTCCCGCGCCCGCTCCAGGTGCTGCGGCGCTGGGTGGACCGCGCCCAGCCCAGCGCGGAGAAGAACACCGTGGACGGCGCCCGGAAGAATATTCATCGGCACTACGACCTGTCGAACGAGCTGTTCAGCCTGTTCCTGGACCCCAGCATGACCTACTCCTCGGCCTGGTTCGCCGGCGACGAGGACCTGGAGCAGGCTCAGCTTCGCAAGATCGACGGCGTGCTGGACTACGCCGGGGTCGGGCCGGGCACCCGGCTGCTGGAGATCGGCACCGGCTGGGGCGCGCTGGCCATCCGGGCCGCCCGGCGCGGCGCCCAGGTCACCTCGCTGACCATCTCACCGGAGCAGCAGCGGCTGGCCGAGCAGCGCATCGCCGAGGCCGGGCTGAGCGAGCGGATCACCGTGCGGCTGCAGGACTACCGGGAGGCCGAGGGCGGCTACGACGCGGTGGTCAGCGTGGAGATGATCGAGGCGGTCGGCCGGGAGTACTGGCCGGTGTACTTCCGCACGCTGAGCAGGCTGACCCGGCCCGGCGGACGGGTGGCGATCCAGGCGATCACCATGCCGCACGAGCGGATGCTGGCCACCAGCGACAGCTACACCTGGATCCACAAGTACATCTTCCCCGGCGGCCTGCTCCCGTCCCTGGAGTCCATCGGGCGCAACGTGCGCGAGGACACCGAGCTGACCGGCGCCGGCCGCCGGCCGCTGGGCCCGCACTACGCGCGGACCCTGCGGCTGTGGCGGGAACGGTTCCTGGCGAACTGGCCACGGATCGAGCAGCTCGGCTTCGACCACACGTTCCGCCGGATGTGGGAGTTCTACCTGGCCTACTCCGAGGCCGGGTTCCGCTCCGGCTACCTCAACGTGTGGCAGATCGCCTTGTCCCGCAAGGGTTAGCGCTGGGTGTGCGCGCGGACGGCGGCCAGCGCCTCGTCCGCGTGCACGTTCATCCGCAGCTCGCTCTTGATCACCTTGAGCACCCTGCGGTCGGTGCCGATGACGAAGGTGTGCCGCTTGACCGCGAGCGGGCCGAAGCGCCGGGCCACGCCGAACTGCTTGGCCACGGTCCGGTTCACATCGGAGAGCAGCGGGTAGTCGAAGGCGTTGGTCTCGGCGAACTTCCGCTGCTTGTCCACCGGGTCCGCGCTGATCCCGACCCGCTGCGCGCCGACGGCGGCGAACTCGGCGCCCAGGTCGCGGAAGTGGCAGCTCTCCGCGGTGCAGCCCGAGGTCATCGCGGCCGGGTAGAAGAACAGCACCACCGGCCCCTCGGCCAGCAGCCCGCTGAGCGTGCGGGGGTTGCCGTCCTGGTCGGGCAGCTCGAAGTCGTCGACGAGGTCTCCGGCGTCCATGGGGTTCCTTCCTCAGACCTTCTTGGGCGGCAACGGGAAGAACCCGCTGGTCCGCCGCACGTAGTCGCGGTATCCCGGCCGGGAGTCCAGCAGGTGCCGCTCCAGCAGCGCCTTGCCGGTCCGCTTGGTCAGAACGTAGGTCATCAGCAGCGGGGACAGCACGGTGGCCGCCCCGAGCCAGCTGTGGCAGGCGAGCAGGTACAGCCCCCACCAGACCGCGGCGTCGCCGAAGTAGTTGGGGTGCCTGGTGAACCGCCACAACCCGCGGTCCATGACCTTGCCCCGGTTGGCCGGATCACCCTTGAACCGGGCCAGCTGC from Crossiella sp. CA-258035 harbors:
- a CDS encoding DUF1365 domain-containing protein, whose translation is MVTALYDAEVVHVRRERVHRVLRHKVYLWLVDLDELPRLPWWLRPFARFEARDHLGSPTRTIRANVTDFLAVRGIDLRGGRVVMMANARLLGHVFNPISVFWCHRDDGALECVLAEVHNTYGERHCYVLHPDEDGRVQVDKDFYVSPFLAMGGRYQMRISRPGERVAVTITLRQQGKPPFVATLRGRRRAVTPGVLLGLLLRRPLLTHRVSALIRWHGIALWLRRVPVVRRPAHVPQEGIQ
- a CDS encoding peroxiredoxin, with product MDAGDLVDDFELPDQDGNPRTLSGLLAEGPVVLFFYPAAMTSGCTAESCHFRDLGAEFAAVGAQRVGISADPVDKQRKFAETNAFDYPLLSDVNRTVAKQFGVARRFGPLAVKRHTFVIGTDRRVLKVIKSELRMNVHADEALAAVRAHTQR
- a CDS encoding cyclopropane-fatty-acyl-phospholipid synthase family protein; this translates as MTTLSAGPDARAGLGRPAADRWPGLATAPESPLRAWVAERLFRHAVRELPVRVLLAGGERLGAGGPAAPVMRILRPRDFFHRLGADAKIGFGESYLAGDWTASELADLLTPFAARMSRLVPRPLQVLRRWVDRAQPSAEKNTVDGARKNIHRHYDLSNELFSLFLDPSMTYSSAWFAGDEDLEQAQLRKIDGVLDYAGVGPGTRLLEIGTGWGALAIRAARRGAQVTSLTISPEQQRLAEQRIAEAGLSERITVRLQDYREAEGGYDAVVSVEMIEAVGREYWPVYFRTLSRLTRPGGRVAIQAITMPHERMLATSDSYTWIHKYIFPGGLLPSLESIGRNVREDTELTGAGRRPLGPHYARTLRLWRERFLANWPRIEQLGFDHTFRRMWEFYLAYSEAGFRSGYLNVWQIALSRKG
- a CDS encoding FAD-dependent oxidoreductase gives rise to the protein MSRARVAVIGAGVAGLTAAYLLQRRFEVTLFEKEDRLGGHAHTHDLPTPDGRLAAVDSGFIVHNERTYPNLLRLFRELDVATQDSEMSMSVSCAGCGLEYAGARRLPGLFAQPGNLGNPRYLRMLAEVRRFHRHARRLLADEDTWDVTLGAFLAIGGYSRYFVEHFMLPVVSAVWSAGPELSRQYPARYLFEFLCNHGLLSVGGSHQWRTVTGGSRSYVERAAKNLAAVRTSTPVRAVHRSPDGVLVRDADDELHTFDRVVLATHADQALALLAEPTPAERAVLGAFRYSRNETWLHTDPGVLPRSALARAAWNLRKPSCSPDGGPVLVSYHMNRLMRLAEPLDYLVTLNATEAVPEHAVLAKMVYEHPVYTPESVAAQQRLPELNTGASAFAGAYHGWGFHEDGCAAGVRAALALGVRW
- a CDS encoding alpha/beta fold hydrolase — encoded protein: MPPTARVREWPVQTPRALVVLLHGGREHSHGRPHRGRLTYLRMLPFAKELHRAGGRHGLLVWLLRYRFRGWNAPALDAVADARWALAQARQRHPGLPVVLVGHSMGGRAALRVADDPAVRGVAALAPWLPAGEPVADLAGTSVLIAHGDRERWTDPRLSFDYAVRARDRAERVCRFDVHGDNHAMLRRAAEWTALVRRFVFGVLGIGPWDSELARAFALPAPDGLRVPLAGVRA